From Streptomyces sp. NBC_00775, one genomic window encodes:
- a CDS encoding class II aldolase/adducin family protein: MAEQRRDARDMRGDAQVAPERGELDGRGVRDAVERAWDELVATARRTVADGLVVGTSGNVSVRVDDTVLVTPTGVPYDRLTPDDVVGVDLDGRQVLGSFLPTSELPMHLAIYRATDARAVVHTHAAHATAVSTLVPELPLIHYMAGALGGPVRVAPYATYGTPELAENMLQALTHRTACLLQNHGTIAYGASLNQAYDRTAQLEWMCRVWLLSSSLPGLTPTLLSPTQVEEAGRRLGDYGQKN; the protein is encoded by the coding sequence ATGGCTGAGCAGCGGCGGGACGCACGGGACATGCGGGGGGACGCACAGGTTGCGCCCGAGCGGGGCGAGTTGGACGGGAGGGGCGTGCGGGACGCGGTGGAACGGGCGTGGGACGAGCTTGTCGCGACGGCCCGCCGGACGGTGGCCGACGGGCTGGTCGTCGGTACGTCGGGCAATGTGTCGGTACGCGTCGACGACACCGTCCTGGTCACGCCGACGGGAGTGCCGTACGACCGGCTGACGCCGGATGACGTCGTCGGTGTGGATCTCGACGGCCGGCAGGTGCTCGGTTCGTTTCTCCCGACGAGCGAACTGCCGATGCATCTGGCGATCTACCGCGCGACGGACGCGCGCGCCGTCGTCCACACCCACGCGGCGCACGCGACGGCCGTCTCGACGCTCGTCCCCGAGCTCCCGCTGATCCACTACATGGCGGGCGCCCTCGGCGGACCGGTCCGTGTTGCCCCCTATGCGACATACGGCACCCCGGAGTTGGCCGAGAACATGCTCCAGGCCCTCACCCACCGCACCGCCTGCCTCCTCCAGAACCACGGCACCATCGCCTACGGAGCTTCCCTGAACCAGGCCTACGACCGCACGGCCCAGCTGGAGTGGATGTGCCGAGTCTGGCTCCTGTCCTCCTCACTCCCGGGCCTGACCCCCACGCTGCTGTCCCCGACCCAGGTGGAGGAGGCGGGCCGGCGCCTAGGGGACTACGGCCAGAAGAACTAG